The following are encoded together in the Tatumella ptyseos genome:
- a CDS encoding UDP-2,3-diacylglucosamine diphosphatase — translation MSRILFIADLHLCQEEPAITAGFLHFLSNQALTCSELYILGDLFEAWIGDDDPAPLHQQIAQAIAALPIPVYFIHGNRDFLVGERFAQQAGMQRLPEEVVLERFGQRLVIMHGDTLCTDDVGYLAFRKKVHTPWIQWLFLRLPLALRLRIARKMRQNSQQANQHKAMAIMDVNQQAVIEVLQRHRATLLVHGHTHQPAIHPVPEISSSAQRAVLGAWHHEGWLIEWSEQGLTLSHFPW, via the coding sequence ATGTCACGAATCCTGTTTATCGCAGATCTCCATCTGTGTCAGGAAGAACCGGCAATTACTGCCGGTTTTCTGCATTTCCTCTCCAATCAAGCCTTAACCTGTAGTGAGCTCTATATTTTAGGTGACCTATTTGAAGCCTGGATTGGTGATGATGATCCCGCGCCACTCCACCAGCAAATCGCCCAAGCTATCGCCGCTTTACCTATCCCAGTTTATTTTATTCATGGAAACCGTGATTTTTTAGTGGGTGAGCGGTTTGCACAGCAGGCTGGTATGCAACGACTCCCTGAAGAAGTCGTCTTAGAGCGCTTTGGTCAACGACTCGTCATCATGCACGGCGATACACTTTGTACCGACGATGTCGGCTATCTGGCCTTTCGTAAAAAGGTCCATACTCCATGGATCCAATGGCTTTTTTTACGTTTACCGCTTGCATTACGGCTCCGTATCGCTCGTAAAATGCGACAAAACAGTCAGCAGGCGAATCAACATAAAGCCATGGCGATCATGGACGTGAATCAGCAAGCCGTTATTGAGGTTCTCCAGCGCCATCGCGCAACCCTACTCGTGCATGGTCATACTCACCAGCCAGCTATCCATCCCGTTCCTGAGATCTCTTCGTCAGCTCAACGCGCCGTACTCGGTGCTTGGCACCATGAAGGATGGCTGATCGAATGGAGCGAACAAGGCTTAACCCTTAGCCATTTTCCTTGGTAA
- the ppiB gene encoding peptidylprolyl isomerase B, producing MVTFQTNFGDIVIKTFDEQAPETVKNFLSYCSEGFYDNTIFHRVINGFMIQGGGFEPGMQQKNTKAEIRNEANNGLKNTRGTLAMARTSAPHSATAQFFINVADNDFLNFRDESVQGWGYCVFAEVVEGMDVVEKIKAVSTGRSGMHQDVPKEDVVIQKAIVTE from the coding sequence ATGGTCACCTTCCAAACGAATTTTGGCGATATCGTCATCAAAACTTTTGATGAGCAAGCACCAGAGACAGTAAAAAACTTTTTAAGCTACTGCAGCGAAGGTTTTTACGACAACACCATTTTCCACCGTGTAATCAATGGCTTTATGATTCAAGGCGGCGGATTTGAACCTGGTATGCAGCAGAAAAATACCAAAGCAGAAATTCGTAATGAAGCAAACAATGGCCTAAAAAACACCCGCGGTACACTGGCGATGGCTCGTACTTCTGCCCCGCATTCTGCGACAGCACAATTCTTTATTAACGTAGCGGACAACGATTTCCTCAACTTCCGTGACGAAAGCGTTCAAGGCTGGGGTTACTGTGTGTTCGCGGAAGTAGTTGAAGGTATGGACGTGGTTGAAAAAATCAAAGCCGTTTCAACCGGCCGTAGTGGTATGCATCAAGATGTACCAAAAGAAGATGTTGTGATTCAAAAAGCGATCGTGACTGAGTAA
- the purE gene encoding 5-(carboxyamino)imidazole ribonucleotide mutase, translated as MSLSSAPAKVAIVMGSKSDWATMQSAAEVFTELGIAHHVEVVSAHRTPDKLFSFAENAQQQGFDVIIAGAGGAAHLPGMLAAKTLVPVLGVPVQSAALSGVDSLYSIVQMPKGIPVGTLAIGKAGAANAALLAAQILALHDSPIASRLAEWRVKQTDAVLQHPDPREDA; from the coding sequence ATGTCGTTAAGTTCTGCCCCCGCTAAAGTCGCAATAGTCATGGGTTCAAAAAGTGACTGGGCTACGATGCAGTCTGCCGCTGAGGTATTCACTGAGTTGGGTATAGCCCACCACGTAGAAGTCGTTTCCGCCCACCGCACCCCCGATAAACTGTTTAGTTTTGCCGAAAACGCTCAACAGCAAGGTTTTGACGTGATCATTGCCGGCGCAGGCGGTGCAGCGCACCTGCCTGGAATGTTAGCAGCGAAAACCCTCGTTCCCGTTTTAGGCGTTCCGGTACAAAGCGCGGCGTTGAGTGGTGTCGACAGCCTTTACTCAATTGTACAGATGCCTAAGGGCATTCCCGTCGGGACCCTGGCAATCGGTAAAGCTGGTGCGGCGAATGCTGCGTTATTAGCTGCACAAATTCTTGCCCTGCATGATTCACCGATCGCTTCACGTTTGGCTGAGTGGCGCGTTAAACAGACCGATGCCGTACTGCAACACCCGGATCCGCGGGAGGATGCATGA